One stretch of Pirellulales bacterium DNA includes these proteins:
- a CDS encoding DUF1501 domain-containing protein, which produces MSHTSREAFLPATVNRRQFLSRNALGIGSLALASLLERDGASAAPNLIKPRVFDMTPKPTHHQPRAKAMISLFMNGGPSHIDLFEPKPELAKRDGQDYPGEVVYSFVNRASKKLLASPWKFEKRGQSGIELSELLPHLAEVVDDIALIRSMHTDINGHEPSIWSMNTGKAQPGRPALGSWVTYGLGAETDNLPAYVVLPDPGGLPVDGVRNWSNGWMPPLFQGTVARTQEPRILNLDPPAHLHGAPQRQNLELLAALNRDHLTRHPGESDLEARIASYELAARMQTAAKEAFDISSESQATRALYGLDNPDTAEYGARLVIARRLIERGVRFVQVFIAGQIWDNHTGIRGALPPCCKKTDQPAAALIKDLKSRGLLESTIVHWGGEIGRLPVTEGTGAADQVGRDHNGQGFSMWLAGGGIRGGVAHGATDEFGHRAVVDPVSTNDYHATLMHLLGIDHTRLTYLYNGQEQRLTDNQSCRIVQEILA; this is translated from the coding sequence ACGCGACGGCGCAAGCGCCGCGCCCAATCTCATCAAGCCGCGCGTCTTCGATATGACCCCCAAGCCCACGCATCACCAGCCGCGCGCCAAAGCGATGATCTCGCTGTTCATGAACGGCGGACCCAGTCATATCGATCTCTTCGAGCCCAAGCCCGAGTTGGCCAAACGCGATGGCCAGGATTACCCCGGCGAGGTCGTCTATAGCTTCGTCAATCGCGCCAGCAAAAAACTGCTCGCCAGCCCGTGGAAGTTCGAAAAACGTGGCCAGTCCGGCATCGAACTCTCCGAGCTATTGCCTCACTTGGCCGAAGTGGTCGACGACATCGCCTTGATCCGCTCGATGCACACCGATATCAACGGCCATGAGCCTTCCATCTGGTCGATGAACACCGGCAAGGCCCAGCCCGGCCGACCGGCGCTCGGCTCCTGGGTCACCTATGGCCTCGGCGCCGAAACCGACAATCTCCCCGCCTATGTGGTGCTGCCCGATCCGGGCGGACTCCCTGTCGATGGCGTGCGCAACTGGTCCAACGGCTGGATGCCGCCGCTGTTTCAAGGCACGGTGGCCCGCACCCAGGAACCACGCATCCTCAATCTCGATCCCCCCGCGCACCTGCACGGCGCGCCGCAGCGACAAAATCTGGAGCTATTGGCCGCGCTCAATCGCGATCACCTCACGCGCCACCCGGGCGAAAGCGACCTGGAAGCCCGTATTGCCAGCTACGAACTCGCGGCGCGCATGCAAACCGCGGCCAAGGAAGCGTTCGACATCTCGAGCGAGAGCCAGGCCACTCGCGCGCTCTACGGACTCGACAATCCAGACACCGCCGAATACGGCGCGCGACTGGTAATCGCCCGCCGCTTGATCGAGCGCGGCGTGCGCTTCGTGCAGGTCTTCATCGCCGGGCAGATCTGGGACAACCACACCGGCATTCGCGGCGCGTTGCCGCCGTGCTGCAAGAAAACCGATCAACCTGCCGCCGCGCTCATCAAAGATCTCAAGAGCCGCGGGCTGCTCGAGTCGACGATCGTCCACTGGGGCGGCGAGATCGGCCGGCTCCCCGTGACCGAGGGAACCGGCGCCGCCGATCAGGTGGGCCGCGACCACAACGGCCAAGGCTTTAGCATGTGGCTCGCCGGCGGCGGCATTCGCGGCGGTGTGGCCCACGGCGCCACCGACGAGTTCGGCCACCGCGCCGTCGTCGATCCCGTCAGCACCAACGATTACCACGCCACGCTCATGCACCTGCTGGGCATCGACCACACCCGCTTGACCTATCTCTACAACGGTCAGGAACAGCGCCTCACCGACAATCAATCCTGCCGCATCGTGCAAGAAATCCTCGCCTGA